Proteins co-encoded in one Marinitoga sp. 38H-ov genomic window:
- a CDS encoding type Z 30S ribosomal protein S14, producing the protein MAKKSMVARWKKPKKYKTREYSRCVVCGRPRSVYKEFGLCRVCFRKLAAEGKLPGVKKASW; encoded by the coding sequence ATGGCAAAAAAATCAATGGTTGCTAGATGGAAAAAACCTAAAAAATATAAGACTAGGGAATATTCAAGATGTGTTGTATGTGGTAGGCCAAGATCAGTATATAAAGAATTTGGATTATGTAGAGTATGTTTTAGAAAATTAGCCGCGGAAGGTAAATTACCAGGCGTTAAAAAGGCAAGTTGGTAA